The Urbifossiella limnaea genome has a window encoding:
- a CDS encoding arylsulfatase, with translation MNLRTLVAVTAAAVGCALGYGLTGLATRPALGQEKAAPPKADGSVLPFPTTPSASVAGESIRDSKMTWRKDPERLKPGAPNVVVVLIDDVGFGQADTFGGECHTPNLTRLWNSGIAFNTFHTTSICSPTRAALLTGRNHHRVGNGTIAERASDFDGYTGVIPRTSATIPEVLHHYGYQSAAFGKWHNTPANQTTAMGPFDRWPTGHGFDYFYGFLAGETSQWEPRLYENTTPVEPHGARYHLTEDMTDRAVGWMRRHQAYAPDKPFFLYFAPGAAHGPHHVFKEWADKYKGKFDDGWDAYRDRVFARQKAMGWVPADTKLTARDATMPGWASIPEAERPFQRRLMEVFAGFVEHTDAQVGRLVDGLDQLGLRENTVVLYVWGDNGASAEGQRGTVSELLAQNNVSNTIAQQLAALEELGGLPALGGPRLDSMYHAGWAWAGSTPFRSTKLVAAHFGGTRNPMVVSWPRGIKPDRTPRAQFHHVNDIAPTLYDLIGVRPPAVVSGFPQDPIDGVSLAYTFADARAPGRKRTQYFENNASRGVYHDGWFAGTFGPLIPWDTAGSAARLNEWDAAKDTWELYDLSRDFSQADDLAAKEPARLAQMKDRFLAEARANKALPIGGGLWTRFRPQDRIASPYRSWRFDTATTRMPEFTAPGLGRQSNRVTVDVEVGNEASGVLYALGGASGGVAVYLDRGQLVYDYNMLVIEQTTARSRDRIAAGKHTIEVTETIPRPGGPAEVVLSVDGREVAKATVKRTVPAAFTASETFDVGVDLGSPVSRGYYDRAPFRFGGKIDRMTVTLR, from the coding sequence ATGAACCTCCGCACTCTGGTTGCCGTGACCGCCGCCGCCGTGGGGTGCGCGCTCGGGTACGGGCTGACCGGCCTCGCCACCCGACCCGCGCTGGGACAGGAGAAGGCCGCCCCGCCGAAGGCCGACGGCTCCGTCCTCCCGTTCCCGACCACGCCGTCGGCCAGCGTGGCCGGCGAGTCGATTCGGGACTCGAAGATGACGTGGCGGAAGGACCCGGAGCGGCTGAAGCCCGGCGCCCCGAACGTGGTCGTCGTGCTGATCGACGATGTCGGGTTCGGTCAGGCCGACACGTTCGGCGGCGAGTGCCACACCCCGAACCTGACGCGCCTCTGGAACTCCGGCATCGCGTTCAACACGTTCCACACCACGTCGATCTGCTCGCCGACGCGGGCCGCGCTCCTGACCGGCCGCAACCACCACCGCGTCGGGAACGGCACGATCGCCGAGCGGGCCTCCGACTTCGACGGGTACACCGGGGTCATCCCGCGGACGTCCGCGACCATTCCCGAGGTGCTGCACCACTACGGGTACCAGTCGGCGGCGTTCGGGAAGTGGCACAACACCCCGGCGAACCAGACGACCGCGATGGGGCCGTTCGACCGCTGGCCCACCGGCCACGGGTTCGACTACTTCTACGGCTTCCTCGCCGGCGAGACGTCGCAGTGGGAGCCGCGGCTGTACGAGAACACCACCCCCGTCGAGCCGCACGGCGCCCGCTACCACCTGACCGAGGACATGACCGACCGGGCGGTGGGCTGGATGCGGCGGCACCAGGCGTACGCCCCGGACAAGCCGTTCTTCCTGTACTTCGCGCCCGGGGCGGCGCACGGCCCGCACCACGTCTTCAAGGAGTGGGCCGACAAGTACAAGGGGAAGTTCGACGACGGGTGGGACGCGTACCGCGACCGGGTGTTCGCCCGGCAGAAGGCGATGGGCTGGGTCCCGGCCGACACCAAACTCACCGCCCGCGACGCGACCATGCCCGGGTGGGCCAGCATCCCCGAGGCCGAGCGGCCGTTCCAGCGGCGGCTGATGGAGGTGTTCGCCGGGTTCGTCGAGCACACCGACGCCCAGGTCGGCCGGCTCGTGGACGGGCTCGACCAGCTCGGCCTCCGGGAGAACACGGTCGTCCTGTACGTCTGGGGAGACAACGGGGCCAGCGCCGAGGGGCAGCGCGGCACGGTCAGCGAGCTCCTCGCGCAGAACAACGTCAGCAACACGATCGCCCAACAGCTCGCCGCGCTGGAGGAACTCGGCGGGCTCCCCGCCCTCGGCGGCCCGCGGCTCGACAGCATGTACCACGCCGGCTGGGCGTGGGCCGGCAGTACGCCGTTCCGGTCCACCAAGCTGGTCGCCGCCCACTTCGGCGGCACCCGCAACCCGATGGTGGTCTCCTGGCCGCGTGGGATCAAGCCTGACCGCACCCCGCGGGCGCAGTTCCACCACGTCAACGACATCGCGCCCACGCTGTACGACCTGATCGGAGTCCGCCCCCCGGCCGTGGTTTCCGGCTTCCCGCAGGACCCGATCGACGGGGTGAGCCTGGCGTACACGTTCGCCGACGCCCGCGCCCCGGGCCGGAAGCGGACGCAGTACTTCGAGAACAACGCCAGCCGGGGGGTGTACCACGACGGCTGGTTCGCCGGCACGTTCGGCCCGCTCATCCCGTGGGACACCGCCGGCTCGGCCGCGCGGCTCAACGAGTGGGACGCGGCCAAGGACACCTGGGAGCTGTACGACCTGTCGCGGGACTTCTCCCAGGCCGACGACCTCGCGGCGAAGGAGCCCGCGCGGCTGGCCCAGATGAAGGACCGGTTCCTGGCCGAGGCCCGCGCGAACAAGGCGCTCCCGATCGGCGGCGGGCTTTGGACCCGGTTCCGCCCGCAGGACCGGATCGCCAGCCCGTACCGGTCGTGGCGGTTCGACACCGCCACCACCCGCATGCCCGAGTTCACCGCCCCCGGCCTCGGCCGCCAGAGCAACCGGGTGACCGTGGACGTCGAGGTCGGGAACGAGGCGTCGGGCGTGCTGTACGCGCTCGGCGGGGCGTCCGGCGGCGTGGCCGTGTACCTGGACCGGGGCCAGCTGGTGTACGACTACAACATGCTCGTCATCGAGCAGACGACCGCCCGCAGTCGGGACCGCATCGCCGCCGGCAAGCACACGATCGAGGTGACCGAGACCATCCCCCGGCCCGGCGGCCCGGCCGAGGTCGTGCTCTCGGTGGACGGCCGGGAGGTGGCGAAGGCGACGGTGAAGCGAACGGTGCCGGCGGCGTTCACGGCCAGCGAGACGTTCGACGTGGGTGTCGATCTCGGCTCGCCCGTGTCGCGGGGCTACTACGACCGCGCCCCGTTCCGGTTCGGCGGCAAGATCGACCGCATGACCGTGACGCTGCGGTGA
- a CDS encoding sigma factor yields MCVTLTAARPGPAAGEAFAAALPRVQAVARFATRRVPCPDAREELAAEAVALAWRCYVALLRRGKEPGTFVTTIARRAAQAALGGRRVCGAEKLRDALSPLASLRGRVRVERLGDRDRDRRRRPGEAVAAELVAADPRVKVPDQAAFRVDFPRFRGGLPEAKRAALDLLAAGWGTGAAAARLGVTPARVSQLRRELAERWAAFHDGPGVTGAGNTRGER; encoded by the coding sequence ATGTGCGTCACGCTGACGGCGGCCCGACCGGGGCCGGCGGCCGGGGAGGCGTTCGCCGCCGCATTGCCGCGGGTTCAGGCGGTCGCCCGGTTTGCCACCCGCCGGGTGCCGTGCCCGGACGCCCGCGAGGAACTGGCGGCCGAGGCCGTGGCCCTGGCGTGGCGGTGCTACGTCGCCCTCCTCCGGCGGGGGAAGGAGCCGGGGACGTTCGTCACCACCATCGCCCGACGCGCGGCCCAGGCGGCGCTGGGCGGCCGCCGGGTGTGCGGGGCCGAGAAGCTCCGCGACGCCCTGTCCCCGCTCGCCAGCCTCCGCGGCCGGGTCCGGGTCGAGCGGCTCGGCGACCGCGACCGGGATCGGCGCCGGCGTCCTGGGGAGGCGGTGGCGGCCGAGTTGGTCGCGGCCGACCCGCGGGTGAAGGTCCCCGACCAGGCCGCCTTCCGGGTCGACTTCCCGCGGTTCCGCGGTGGCCTGCCGGAGGCGAAGCGGGCCGCCCTGGACCTGCTGGCGGCCGGGTGGGGGACGGGGGCGGCCGCGGCCCGGCTGGGTGTCACCCCGGCCCGGGTCAGCCAGCTCCGCCGCGAGCTGGCCGAACGGTGGGCCGCGTTCCACGACGGCCCCGGCGTGACCGGGGCCGGCAACACGAGGGGAGAAAGGTGA
- a CDS encoding heme-binding protein: MTHHPQRHAALRVEVLERRDQPAVVAPNAIPFGAMSGAVPDVSLIDPATTAVVGRVRAYEDTFAGGVRAAVGDLNGDGAPEVVTGPGPGGGPRVVVVDGATGLPVASFLAYEPSFAGGVDVAVGDLDGDGRPEIITGAGNGGGPLVKVFDVLVDPVTQQVTGAAQRDAFFAYEEAFRGGVFVAAGDLDGDGRAEMVLGTGVGGGPRVRAVRGTPDHAEVLNIFAYEDTSRHGVRVAAGDLDGDGRTEVVTGTGSGSGPRVRLLSGLDGSELASFFAFDPATRTGVTVGVTAGQVVAWPTVATDTPVRRFDLGGARLGEAVVPFDPIRTPLVDAAQQTLAGNEVDALLARAAAASASSDAIIAVVDRNGRILGVRVEGRVAAEVTTTPEGLVFAVDGAVSKARTGAFFGNNQAPLTSRTVQFISQSTITEREVNSNPSVTDPNSTVRGPGFVAPVGIAGHFPPGIAFTPQVDLFGIEHTNRDGTYHVGPDRIKGTADDVRLAERFNADPAFVPAGQSLAPPDSYGFETRLARGAQNRGVATLPGGVPVFKNGQVVGGVGVFFPGRTGFATEENSALSTTYNPALPDRSLEAEWVAVAAVGGYATQTPVGPLGGVPLPFGFGLPFGRIDLVGITLDIVGPGGPFGGLDAVLAVGNAVGRGSPADGTNRPVAAGPDGLPNTADDVLLRAGAPVPEGWLVRPHDGVGVTRAEVEAAIANGLAEATLTRAAIRLPLGSRTRMVFAVTDLTGEVVGLYRMPDATVFSIDVAVAKARNVTYYADPAKLQPADQVPGLPAGVAFTNRTFRYLSLPHFPEGIDGAPPGPFSQLLDGGADPLFARTVGAPLPASAYRSVLGYDAFNPGTNFRDPTNVLNQNGVVFFPGSAPLYRGSLIGGLGVSGDGVDQDDVVTAGGAVGFDVPPTVLRADQVFVAGVRLPYQKFNRNPQG, encoded by the coding sequence ATGACCCACCACCCCCAACGTCACGCCGCGCTCCGGGTCGAGGTGCTCGAACGCCGCGACCAGCCGGCCGTCGTCGCGCCGAACGCGATCCCCTTCGGAGCGATGTCCGGCGCGGTGCCCGACGTGTCGCTCATCGACCCGGCGACGACCGCGGTTGTCGGCCGGGTGCGGGCCTACGAAGACACGTTCGCCGGCGGGGTGCGGGCGGCGGTCGGGGACCTGAACGGCGACGGTGCCCCCGAGGTCGTCACCGGCCCCGGGCCGGGCGGCGGGCCGCGGGTCGTGGTCGTGGACGGCGCGACCGGGCTGCCGGTGGCGTCGTTCCTGGCCTACGAGCCCTCGTTCGCCGGCGGCGTGGACGTGGCCGTCGGCGACCTCGACGGCGACGGCCGACCGGAAATCATCACCGGCGCCGGCAACGGCGGCGGGCCGCTGGTCAAGGTGTTCGACGTGCTCGTGGACCCAGTCACTCAGCAGGTGACCGGCGCGGCGCAACGGGACGCCTTCTTCGCCTACGAAGAGGCGTTCCGCGGTGGCGTGTTCGTGGCCGCCGGCGACCTGGACGGCGACGGTCGCGCCGAGATGGTGCTGGGCACCGGCGTCGGCGGCGGGCCGCGGGTACGAGCCGTCCGCGGCACCCCGGATCACGCCGAGGTGCTGAACATCTTCGCCTACGAGGACACGTCGCGGCACGGCGTCCGGGTCGCCGCCGGCGACCTGGACGGGGACGGCCGGACCGAGGTCGTCACCGGCACCGGGTCGGGTTCTGGCCCGCGGGTGAGGCTGCTCTCCGGGCTCGACGGGTCCGAGCTGGCGAGCTTCTTCGCGTTCGACCCGGCCACTCGCACCGGCGTGACTGTGGGCGTGACGGCGGGGCAGGTCGTAGCCTGGCCGACGGTCGCCACCGACACGCCGGTCCGCCGCTTCGACCTCGGCGGCGCTCGGCTCGGCGAGGCCGTCGTCCCGTTCGACCCCATCCGCACGCCGCTCGTGGACGCGGCCCAGCAGACGCTCGCGGGCAACGAGGTGGACGCGCTCCTGGCGCGTGCCGCGGCGGCGTCGGCCAGCTCCGACGCCATCATCGCCGTCGTGGACCGGAACGGCCGCATCCTCGGCGTGCGCGTCGAGGGCCGGGTCGCCGCGGAGGTCACCACGACGCCCGAGGGGCTCGTGTTCGCGGTGGACGGCGCCGTGTCGAAGGCCCGCACGGGCGCGTTTTTCGGGAACAACCAGGCGCCGCTCACGTCGCGCACGGTCCAGTTCATCAGCCAGAGCACGATAACCGAGCGGGAGGTGAACTCGAATCCGAGCGTCACCGACCCGAATTCGACCGTCCGCGGGCCGGGGTTCGTGGCACCCGTGGGGATCGCCGGGCACTTCCCGCCGGGGATCGCGTTCACCCCGCAGGTGGACCTGTTCGGGATCGAGCACACCAACCGCGATGGCACCTACCACGTCGGCCCCGACCGCATCAAGGGAACGGCCGACGACGTGCGGCTGGCGGAGCGGTTCAACGCCGACCCGGCGTTCGTCCCGGCCGGGCAGTCCCTCGCCCCGCCGGACTCGTACGGGTTCGAGACGCGGCTCGCGCGCGGCGCCCAGAACCGCGGCGTCGCCACGCTCCCGGGCGGCGTCCCGGTCTTCAAGAACGGCCAGGTGGTCGGCGGGGTCGGCGTGTTCTTCCCCGGCCGCACCGGGTTCGCCACCGAGGAGAACTCGGCCCTCTCGACGACGTACAACCCGGCGCTGCCGGACCGGTCGCTGGAGGCCGAGTGGGTCGCGGTCGCGGCGGTCGGCGGCTACGCGACGCAGACGCCGGTCGGGCCGCTCGGCGGGGTGCCGCTGCCCTTCGGATTCGGGCTGCCGTTCGGCCGCATTGACCTCGTCGGCATCACCCTCGACATCGTCGGGCCGGGCGGCCCGTTCGGCGGGCTCGACGCCGTCCTCGCGGTCGGTAACGCCGTCGGGCGTGGCAGCCCGGCCGACGGCACGAACCGCCCGGTGGCCGCCGGTCCCGACGGCCTCCCCAACACGGCCGACGACGTGCTCCTCCGCGCCGGCGCGCCCGTACCGGAAGGCTGGCTGGTGCGGCCGCACGACGGCGTCGGCGTGACGCGGGCCGAGGTAGAAGCGGCGATCGCCAACGGGCTCGCCGAGGCGACCCTGACCCGGGCCGCGATCCGCCTGCCGCTCGGCAGCCGCACCCGCATGGTGTTCGCCGTCACCGACCTGACCGGCGAGGTGGTTGGCCTGTACCGGATGCCGGACGCCACAGTCTTCTCGATTGACGTGGCGGTGGCGAAGGCCCGAAACGTGACGTACTACGCCGACCCGGCGAAGCTCCAGCCGGCTGACCAGGTGCCCGGCCTGCCGGCGGGGGTGGCGTTTACCAACCGCACGTTCCGTTACCTGTCGCTGCCGCACTTCCCGGAGGGGATCGACGGCGCCCCGCCCGGCCCGTTCTCGCAGCTGCTCGACGGCGGGGCCGACCCGCTGTTCGCCCGCACGGTCGGCGCCCCGCTGCCGGCGTCCGCCTACCGGAGCGTGCTGGGGTACGACGCCTTCAACCCCGGCACAAACTTCCGCGACCCGACGAACGTCCTGAACCAGAACGGGGTCGTGTTCTTCCCCGGCAGCGCCCCGCTGTACCGCGGGAGCCTGATCGGCGGGCTCGGGGTCAGCGGCGACGGCGTGGACCAGGACGACGTGGTGACGGCCGGCGGGGCGGTCGGGTTCGACGTGCCGCCGACGGTGCTGCGGGCCGACCAGGTGTTCGTCGCCGGGGTGCGGCTGCCGTACCAGAAGTTCAACCGCAACCCGCAGGGCTGA
- a CDS encoding TAXI family TRAP transporter solute-binding subunit translates to MYVVVAILLIALVACVWITISLLRPPPPRTYQIQLTSDTGPRRVFLAEQVRAEGSRHQLDVVLTAKRYGALEALAEVDTPNEFKFALVAGGVTAREYPNVRMVTALAKEPLHVLVRPDLADKGFAALRGKRIFLGPSTTASHHVAREVLAFVGLRPAAETGTGGYIIDSTPPEEAARELNRIESLKEPERSQALARLPDAAVFLAPPPSPLAKRLVRGHGYQLLPLPFADAFLLDRLNPPNAEGVRIDRTLLTPGVIPAYTYGIEPPVPAKDCPTIDVPLLLVAQDDADPEAVSLLLQTIHDSPLTTAIRPQPLSEQVHPFPLHPGTERYLHRNDPLLTPDVTAKFEKIAGGIGAFGSGLLALYTFTRLRKLNRFEAYYREIGRIELIARGLELDPVAPTEPAALRPHLETRLSDLKCRVLADFAEGGLKGEGLVAGIIALINDTRESLARTLPEGSPSPGLTG, encoded by the coding sequence GTGTACGTTGTCGTCGCGATCCTGCTGATCGCGCTGGTTGCGTGCGTGTGGATCACGATTTCCCTCCTCCGCCCGCCGCCGCCGCGCACGTACCAGATTCAACTGACCTCAGACACCGGCCCGAGGCGCGTCTTTCTGGCGGAACAAGTCCGGGCGGAGGGCAGTCGTCACCAACTCGATGTCGTCCTGACCGCAAAGCGGTACGGTGCCCTGGAGGCACTGGCGGAGGTGGACACCCCGAACGAGTTCAAGTTCGCCCTCGTCGCCGGCGGCGTCACGGCCCGCGAGTACCCGAACGTGCGGATGGTGACCGCACTGGCGAAGGAACCACTCCACGTGCTGGTCCGGCCCGACCTCGCCGACAAGGGGTTTGCCGCCTTGCGGGGCAAGCGCATCTTCCTCGGCCCGTCCACGACCGCCTCTCACCATGTGGCCCGTGAGGTTCTGGCGTTCGTCGGCCTCAGGCCCGCCGCCGAGACCGGGACCGGCGGGTACATCATCGATTCGACCCCGCCCGAAGAAGCCGCCCGCGAGTTGAATCGGATCGAGTCACTCAAGGAACCGGAACGGAGCCAGGCTCTCGCACGGCTCCCCGACGCCGCGGTGTTTCTCGCGCCTCCCCCTTCGCCGCTCGCCAAGCGACTGGTCCGGGGGCACGGCTACCAGTTGCTCCCGCTGCCGTTCGCCGACGCGTTCCTCCTCGACCGCCTGAACCCGCCGAACGCCGAGGGCGTTCGCATTGATCGCACCCTGCTGACGCCGGGCGTCATCCCCGCCTACACCTACGGCATCGAACCGCCTGTCCCCGCGAAGGACTGCCCGACAATCGACGTGCCGCTGCTTCTGGTCGCCCAGGACGACGCCGACCCCGAGGCGGTTTCTCTACTCCTACAGACCATTCACGACAGTCCGTTGACGACCGCGATCCGCCCGCAACCGCTGAGCGAACAGGTTCACCCGTTCCCGCTCCACCCCGGGACGGAGCGCTACCTGCACCGCAACGATCCCTTGCTGACCCCCGATGTCACCGCGAAGTTCGAGAAGATTGCCGGGGGGATCGGTGCGTTCGGTTCAGGTTTGCTCGCGCTCTACACTTTCACGCGGCTGCGAAAGCTCAACCGCTTCGAAGCCTATTACCGCGAAATCGGTCGCATCGAGTTGATCGCCCGCGGCCTCGAACTGGACCCGGTCGCCCCCACGGAACCGGCCGCCCTTCGGCCGCACCTGGAGACCCGACTCTCCGACCTGAAATGTCGAGTCCTCGCGGACTTCGCCGAGGGTGGGCTGAAGGGCGAGGGCCTCGTGGCGGGCATCATCGCCCTCATCAACGACACGCGCGAGTCGCTGGCACGAACGCTGCCGGAGGGGAGTCCTTCCCCCGGGCTGACGGGTTGA
- a CDS encoding arylsulfatase B, giving the protein MLKRPNLVAGALVALVATLGWAVGTDRVSLRFARAAAAAALTEQPVAVPPRAPAVRPGSAANSVALHNQQVAAVAQKDGKQPNIVVILADDLGNADLGYRGSRIRTPHIDALAKGGVRLESYYGLPVCTPARAALLTGRYPMRHGLQTLVIFPSHRYGLPTDERTLPLALREAGYKTYMVGKWHLGHADRKFWPQSRGFDHFYGNVMGEVDYFTRDRGGVVDWQRNGTFLREEGYYTNLIGNEAVDLIRRHDTSKPMFLYFASLAAHAPYQAPKEDIDAYRDVFPDEQHRTYAAMITGLDAQVGRVVAELERRGMRENTLIFFTTDNGGATSALFATGARSPAEREASGGVALGNLPPCSNGPFRGGKGSLYEGGVRLPAFYNWPARLKPAVVNEPLHHVDLMPTLLAQAGGRGSPAHPFDGRDATATIAEGRPSPHDDILINVEAFRGAIRKGKWKLVKVAVLPGRTELYDLSIDPGEKQNVADQNPAVVADLEARLVAYARQQKPSEWLRSQVDFLGFQGETVLDPGYNIDRGLPTEAPALPK; this is encoded by the coding sequence ATGCTGAAGCGCCCCAACCTCGTCGCGGGGGCGCTCGTCGCCCTCGTGGCCACGCTCGGGTGGGCGGTCGGGACCGACCGCGTCAGCCTGCGGTTCGCCCGAGCCGCCGCTGCCGCCGCGCTCACCGAACAACCCGTCGCGGTGCCGCCTCGCGCGCCGGCGGTCCGTCCCGGCTCAGCCGCTAACTCGGTCGCTCTCCACAACCAGCAGGTGGCGGCTGTCGCTCAGAAGGACGGGAAGCAGCCGAACATCGTGGTCATCTTGGCCGACGACCTCGGGAACGCCGACCTCGGGTACCGGGGCAGCCGCATCCGCACGCCGCACATCGACGCCCTCGCCAAGGGCGGCGTGCGCCTCGAGTCCTACTACGGGCTACCGGTCTGCACCCCGGCGCGGGCGGCACTACTGACCGGCCGCTACCCGATGCGGCACGGCCTGCAAACGCTCGTCATCTTCCCGAGCCACCGGTACGGCCTCCCGACCGACGAGCGGACGCTCCCGCTCGCCCTCCGCGAGGCCGGGTACAAGACGTACATGGTCGGGAAGTGGCACCTCGGCCACGCCGACCGGAAGTTCTGGCCCCAGAGCCGCGGGTTCGACCACTTCTACGGGAACGTGATGGGCGAGGTGGACTACTTCACCCGCGACCGCGGCGGGGTGGTGGACTGGCAGCGGAACGGCACGTTCCTGCGGGAGGAGGGGTACTACACGAACCTGATCGGCAACGAGGCGGTCGATCTGATCCGCCGGCACGACACGTCGAAGCCGATGTTCCTCTACTTCGCGTCACTCGCGGCCCACGCCCCGTACCAGGCGCCTAAGGAGGACATCGACGCCTACCGCGACGTGTTCCCGGACGAGCAGCACCGGACCTACGCCGCCATGATTACCGGCCTCGACGCCCAGGTCGGGCGGGTGGTCGCCGAACTGGAGCGGCGGGGGATGCGCGAGAACACGCTGATCTTCTTCACCACCGACAACGGCGGGGCGACCAGCGCGCTGTTCGCCACCGGAGCCCGGTCCCCCGCCGAGCGCGAGGCGAGCGGCGGGGTGGCACTCGGGAACCTACCGCCCTGCTCGAACGGCCCGTTCCGCGGGGGCAAAGGGAGCCTGTACGAGGGCGGGGTGCGGCTCCCCGCGTTCTACAACTGGCCGGCGCGGTTGAAGCCGGCGGTGGTCAACGAACCGCTCCACCACGTGGACCTGATGCCCACCCTCCTGGCCCAAGCCGGCGGCCGCGGGAGCCCGGCCCACCCGTTCGACGGGCGGGACGCGACGGCGACCATCGCCGAGGGGCGGCCGTCCCCCCACGACGACATCCTCATCAATGTGGAGGCCTTCCGCGGGGCGATCCGCAAGGGGAAGTGGAAGCTCGTCAAGGTCGCCGTTCTCCCCGGCCGGACCGAACTGTACGACCTCTCGATCGACCCCGGCGAGAAGCAGAACGTCGCGGACCAGAACCCGGCGGTGGTGGCCGACCTCGAAGCGCGACTCGTGGCGTACGCGCGGCAGCAGAAGCCGAGCGAGTGGCTGCGGTCGCAGGTAGACTTCCTCGGCTTCCAGGGCGAGACGGTGCTGGACCCGGGGTACAACATCGACCGCGGGCTGCCGACGGAGGCACCCGCGCTCCCAAAGTAG
- the aqpZ gene encoding aquaporin Z → MYGIGTRSLAELFGTFWLVFGGCGSAVLAAKFITPEANTPINIGIGLVGVSLAFGLTVLTMAYAIGHISGCHLNPAVSVGLTVAGRFKAAELAYYVLAQVAGGAAGAGVLYVIAAGKPGFAIDTTAAGAFATNGYGAFSPGGYSLVSCAVAEVVLTGFFLLIILGATDKKAPAGFAPIAIGLGLALIHLIGIPVTNLSVNPARSTGPALLVGDTPLTQLWLFWVAPIAGAALGAGAYRLLSKESPPAV, encoded by the coding sequence ATGTACGGCATCGGTACGAGATCGCTGGCCGAACTCTTCGGCACCTTCTGGCTGGTCTTCGGCGGATGCGGCAGCGCGGTGCTGGCCGCGAAGTTCATCACGCCCGAGGCGAACACTCCGATCAACATCGGGATCGGGCTGGTCGGAGTGTCGCTCGCGTTCGGCCTGACGGTGCTGACGATGGCGTACGCCATCGGGCACATCTCCGGCTGTCACCTGAACCCCGCGGTAAGTGTGGGCCTGACCGTCGCGGGGCGGTTCAAGGCCGCGGAACTGGCCTACTACGTTCTCGCGCAGGTGGCCGGCGGGGCCGCCGGGGCGGGGGTGCTCTACGTGATCGCGGCGGGGAAACCGGGGTTCGCCATCGACACCACCGCGGCCGGGGCGTTCGCCACCAACGGATACGGGGCCTTCTCTCCCGGCGGCTATTCGCTGGTCTCGTGTGCGGTGGCGGAGGTGGTGCTGACCGGGTTCTTCCTGCTCATCATCCTCGGCGCGACCGACAAGAAGGCCCCGGCCGGCTTCGCCCCAATCGCGATCGGGTTGGGGCTGGCGCTCATCCACCTGATCGGGATTCCGGTCACCAACCTGTCGGTCAACCCGGCCCGGAGCACCGGCCCGGCTCTGCTTGTCGGCGACACACCGCTGACGCAACTCTGGCTGTTCTGGGTCGCTCCGATCGCCGGGGCGGCACTGGGTGCCGGTGCCTACCGGCTCCTCTCGAAGGAATCACCTCCGGCGGTTTGA
- a CDS encoding vanadium-dependent haloperoxidase, which produces MRWLALGLLAVVAGVGPGRSAGTDPGQADSCPTDPVGRWNEATLRAVRAERTPPPVAARNLAVVHLAVHDAVAATVATVAPFRVRYVARVDADPAAAAGVAAHRVLAELYPARVAEFDAALDATLDPVPEGPARTRGVALGQATAEAVLRWRAADGVVARRSDYRPRQGLGLWRPTPDGYRPPLLPGWGRVAGFAVADPAAFRPPPPPAVGTPEYERAYAEVAALGRADSPTRTRDQTEVAHFWADGDGTVTPPGHWNRIAQAVAADRRLTLADAARLFAVLNAAMADAAVVCWDCKYRFDVWRPVTAVRETDPAWSPLLPTPPFPAYTSGHSSFSGAAAAALAAFFGTDEVAFATTSDGLPRVTRTFRRLSAAAEEAGMSRVYGGIHWQFDNTAGLRCGREVGVEVARRFGLPARGPGGAGLPPPVVEEVRGGR; this is translated from the coding sequence ATGAGGTGGCTCGCACTCGGCCTGCTCGCCGTCGTCGCCGGGGTAGGGCCCGGTCGGTCGGCGGGCACAGACCCTGGACAAGCCGACAGCTGCCCGACGGACCCCGTCGGCCGGTGGAACGAGGCCACCCTCCGGGCCGTCCGGGCCGAGCGTACGCCCCCGCCGGTCGCCGCCCGGAACCTCGCGGTCGTCCACCTCGCCGTCCACGACGCGGTCGCCGCCACCGTCGCGACCGTGGCACCCTTCCGCGTGCGGTACGTCGCCCGGGTGGACGCGGACCCGGCCGCCGCCGCGGGCGTCGCCGCCCACCGGGTGCTCGCCGAGTTGTACCCCGCCCGGGTTGCCGAGTTCGACGCCGCCCTCGACGCCACCCTCGACCCCGTCCCCGAGGGGCCGGCCAGGACCCGCGGGGTCGCCCTCGGGCAGGCCACGGCCGAGGCCGTTCTCCGGTGGCGGGCGGCGGACGGGGTGGTCGCCCGGCGGAGTGATTACCGGCCCCGACAGGGCCTGGGGCTGTGGCGGCCGACGCCGGATGGGTATCGCCCGCCGCTGCTGCCGGGGTGGGGCCGGGTGGCGGGCTTCGCCGTCGCCGACCCGGCCGCCTTCCGCCCGCCGCCGCCGCCCGCGGTCGGGACCCCGGAGTACGAGCGGGCGTACGCCGAGGTCGCCGCCCTCGGCCGGGCCGACAGCCCGACCCGCACGCGGGACCAAACGGAGGTCGCACACTTCTGGGCCGACGGGGACGGGACCGTCACCCCGCCCGGCCACTGGAACCGGATCGCGCAGGCGGTCGCGGCCGACCGGCGGCTGACGCTCGCGGACGCCGCCCGCCTGTTCGCCGTGCTGAACGCGGCGATGGCGGACGCGGCAGTGGTGTGCTGGGACTGCAAGTACCGGTTCGACGTGTGGCGGCCGGTGACCGCCGTCCGCGAGACCGACCCGGCCTGGTCGCCGCTCCTGCCGACCCCACCGTTCCCGGCGTACACGTCCGGGCACAGTTCGTTCAGCGGGGCGGCGGCCGCCGCCCTCGCCGCGTTCTTCGGGACCGACGAGGTGGCGTTTGCCACGACCTCGGACGGGCTGCCGCGGGTGACCCGGACGTTCCGCCGGCTCTCGGCGGCGGCCGAGGAGGCCGGGATGAGCCGCGTCTACGGCGGCATCCACTGGCAGTTCGACAACACCGCCGGGCTCCGGTGCGGCCGCGAGGTCGGGGTTGAGGTGGCCAGGCGGTTCGGGCTGCCGGCGCGGGGGCCGGGCGGGGCTGGCCTGCCGCCGCCCGTGGTCGAGGAGGTGCGCGGGGGTCGGTAG